In the genome of Ignavibacteriota bacterium, the window CTGCACACCCGAACATCCGCTCGGCGCGCCCATGGTGTCGTCGGAGGGTGTCTGTGCCGCGTATTACCGGTTCCGGCGCGGATCAGCGCAAGAGTAACGGGCGTTCCACGCTGCTCTCCGAAGTCTGCGCACGCACGAAGTACAACCCGGACGGCAGACCCGTGAGGACCGCATGAATTTGAAGATCGGCACCAGTAGCCATTCCGTCGAAAATGAGTTGAAGCTCCTTTCCATCCAGAGTCACCAGTGACAGTCGTACATGCCGTGGTGATGCCATGCGGCACTTGAGCGTCACACTTCCGTCAGAGGGATTGGGATACGGAACAGCAAGTTCCAGATCATCAGGTGGCGTCGCAAGGGAACCATGAGGTAAGGTGGTGACACCTGTATCGGTGATCAATGAAATACAGACGCGTGGCTTCGTGTCCTGATAATCGACCCATGACACGATCGCTTGCCCGGGAACGTGTGCAATGATATTTGCGCTTTCAGGTTGGTTCCGCCCGGGACAGATGACCCGGGCCGAGTCGCCGAATACCCGGCGCCCGTACTTGTCAATCCACTGAATGTATAATCCGCCGGTGAGTCCACGCGACCAGGTGATGAACGCTCCCCCGCTTCCGTCGGGGCACACCGTGTGATCCTTGCCGCTGTTGTTGTACACGGAGACGAGAGTACCGGTCGTTCCCCACGGACGGTCGCCGGTCCGCGTGATTTTGTGCAGCACCGCGGGGTTATCAACAACAGTGATGCAGCCACCCTCGCCGTCGATGCACGTACGCGTGTGCGAGTAGCTGGTCGCAATGAGACCTGGATCCGACAACACCTGGCCCTGCTCGCCCAACAGTCGTTCTCCCATCGCGTTGAGCCGCTGCAGCGTGGTCTTTCCTTCCTCGTCACGAAATGTGACGTATACTCCCCCTGCCGCATCCGATACCGCTGTTACTTCCACGAACAAGCCGGGACTCGCGCAAGGGACGCCGCGTGGATTCCACTGCAGAATCCCGTCCGCGCTGACACGCTGAGCGAATACTCCCGCTGCGCCCTGCGTTTCGTTCCAACAGATCATGGCACCTCCTGATCCATCAGGCACAATCGCATAGCCGATACCTGTCGCTCCCTTCACCGTGGAAAGAGACACGCCGCTGTCTCCCCACATGCGTTCGCCCTGCGCATCGAGGCGCTGCGCGCGTGTATCGGCGCATGCAATGATGACGCCTCCGGCGCCGTCGCTGATGGCACACGCTGCGACGATTCCGAGATTGGCGACGGATACGCCGCTTCCGCTCCACAGAGGCGAACCGTTTTCATCGAATTTTTGGGCGAGGGTTGCACGCGAGGCCGCCCAGCACACAATCGGTTCCATGCCGCACCCGCTGGCCAGCACTGGTTGAAATTGATCGCCTGTGCGGGGACCAGACACCCGCACTCCGTTCGACATCCACACGGGGCGTCCCTGCGGTGTCAGTTTTTGGATGTACACATTGTCGGTACCGGCAGTGCGTTTGTCGTTCCAGGCGAGATACACCCCGCCTGCTCCATCCGTTTTGCTGTCGGTGAACACAGATCCCCATGGTGCGGCAGTGTCGCTGATGACTCGGCCACACGGGATTACAGCGGTCTCATGCTGAAATTGCTCTGAGATCTCCGTGCTGCTTGAGACGGTATTGCCTTCCAGCATGCTCTCCGCGGATATGGTTCTCTCCGGGAAGGTATCGCCATACTGCCGTGCGAGATGCACCTGTGTCGGATCCACTTTCGACGAGGGCGCGGTTGCCGCGGCCGTGGGGACTCGGGGCAGGAAGAGTGATGCCGTGTGGAGGGTTGGGTAGCTTGGATCGTCACTGTGATCCGTCCATGCCAGGATGGCGGTACCCGTCCGACAGAGTATGATGCGCGGCCATTTTGTGAGACCGGCCGATGCCGTTACCACCAGACCCGAATCGCCGCAGCGCTGTTCGCCGCGCCTGTCCAGCCACTGCGCAAAGATTGTCCGCTTGTCGAGTGCAGTCCAAAGACATAGTGCGCCACCCATGCCATCGGCACAGATTCCATGCGAGGTGAGGAGTCCGCCCGCAGGGGTGACAATTTCACCCTCGGTATTCCAGCGGTGAGTGCCATCCGGACCGATCTTGTGTACGACAAGAGTCCCGGTCGTATCACTGCGCCGAAGAAAAAGCAGCACGCCGCCATTACCATCGGAACACATATTTCTCTCGAATGAATGACCGGCGAGGCGCAGACCTTTCGATCCACACGTGATTCTCCCCGCGTTGTCGACATGCTGGAGAATGACGCCGTTGTTCTCCTCCATCCAGGAGACAAAAACGCCAAAGTTGCCGTCGGACACTGCGCGCAGCAGAAAACGCAGCGTGGGACGAACGCTGAGCTGCACCCCGGTTCCCCGCCAATACAATGTTCCGGATCGACTGATGTGTTGCACATACGACTGGGATGGCTCCGCACGCGAGGACGGTTCGGTCCAGCATGCAAACACACCGCCGAATCCATCATCGACCACATCAAATTCCTCGGTCTCGACAAACGCACGG includes:
- a CDS encoding T9SS type A sorting domain-containing protein, whose product is MAATSAASQVLGVSARIAHFSGKVTTLLPQLCPDGRGGALVVWSDRRDSDLWQMYAQRVGSAATPLWQPLGVRLSLAAAGSQSNASIVTGSDATHYVVWQGSASLYLQRLDSTGTALWAQGGIRIPRSTPESDFEPVLHPHPDGGVVLAWRDNYSPVVQRVSADGRLLWGPKGIRLSPRRAFVETEEFDVVDDGFGGVFACWTEPSSRAEPSQSYVQHISRSGTLYWRGTGVQLSVRPTLRFLLRAVSDGNFGVFVSWMEENNGVILQHVDNAGRITCGSKGLRLAGHSFERNMCSDGNGGVLLFLRRSDTTGTLVVHKIGPDGTHRWNTEGEIVTPAGGLLTSHGICADGMGGALCLWTALDKRTIFAQWLDRRGEQRCGDSGLVVTASAGLTKWPRIILCRTGTAILAWTDHSDDPSYPTLHTASLFLPRVPTAAATAPSSKVDPTQVHLARQYGDTFPERTISAESMLEGNTVSSSTEISEQFQHETAVIPCGRVISDTAAPWGSVFTDSKTDGAGGVYLAWNDKRTAGTDNVYIQKLTPQGRPVWMSNGVRVSGPRTGDQFQPVLASGCGMEPIVCWAASRATLAQKFDENGSPLWSGSGVSVANLGIVAACAISDGAGGVIIACADTRAQRLDAQGERMWGDSGVSLSTVKGATGIGYAIVPDGSGGAMICWNETQGAAGVFAQRVSADGILQWNPRGVPCASPGLFVEVTAVSDAAGGVYVTFRDEEGKTTLQRLNAMGERLLGEQGQVLSDPGLIATSYSHTRTCIDGEGGCITVVDNPAVLHKITRTGDRPWGTTGTLVSVYNNSGKDHTVCPDGSGGAFITWSRGLTGGLYIQWIDKYGRRVFGDSARVICPGRNQPESANIIAHVPGQAIVSWVDYQDTKPRVCISLITDTGVTTLPHGSLATPPDDLELAVPYPNPSDGSVTLKCRMASPRHVRLSLVTLDGKELQLIFDGMATGADLQIHAVLTGLPSGLYFVRAQTSESSVERPLLLR